One window of Verrucomicrobiota bacterium genomic DNA carries:
- a CDS encoding response regulator: MSLPPSHVLLVEDDLKMQEVLGALLQEDNIVLANAATAEQALAQVRESKFDLVLLDLGLPGTNGFEVLRELKSNPSTQSIPVIVLTAWNSTTDKLRGFELGAVDYLTKPFEAAELRARLCAALRAKHLQDELTQTNRELEAARVAAETAMRAKAEFLANMSHEIRTPMNGVIAMAGFLRETPLNNEQLGYVETIHASGQSLLTIINDILDFSKIESGRMDLEHQPFDLRACIESALDLLVPKAAEKQLDLAYQVDDAIPAMVLGDVTRLRQVLVNLIGNGIKFTAAGEVIIQVKVEASTQPATLTPPPESVPAPAKPWELHFFVRDTGIGIPSDRVDRLFKSFSQADASTTRQYGGTGLGLAISKRLVELMGGRIWVESVPQKGSTFHFIVPLQASPEIARFSLRGPQPQLADLRVLIVDDNPTNRRILTLQTGKWGMIPCGAQSGRQALEWLRQGEPFDLAILDMQMPEMDGLMLAGEIRALPGARSMQLILLTSTGVRADDPAFARLAFAGCLTKPVKPAQLYETLVRVISNTQPAPKKAVAAPARPDIKLADRLPLRVLVCDDNLINQKVAVRLVQQLGYKADVANNGQEALEALERQPYDLILMDVQMPVMDGMMATHQIRQRQQEKPRFPNFKSPIIIVAMTAKAMPGDREKCLEGGMDDYLAKPIRSEDIYSIIERWGSIAAAAVPAQPSPTVAVTQPPPAAAPPVDASPAVPDAEPPVNMERLLDFAGGSADNLRELITLYLQQTGDQIEKLETAARAGNAPEVKRLAHSCAGANATCGMVTIVPLLHKLERMGNEADLTEALPVCDEAFRQFDRIRRFLSEYQDRHLTNNLSA; encoded by the coding sequence ATGAGTCTGCCGCCATCCCATGTCTTGTTGGTGGAGGATGACCTTAAAATGCAGGAGGTGCTCGGCGCCCTGTTGCAGGAGGACAACATAGTGCTCGCCAACGCCGCTACGGCGGAACAGGCATTGGCTCAGGTGCGGGAAAGCAAATTCGACCTGGTGTTGTTGGATCTGGGTCTGCCCGGCACCAACGGCTTCGAGGTGTTACGCGAGCTTAAGAGCAATCCCTCGACCCAATCGATTCCGGTTATCGTCCTGACCGCCTGGAACAGCACGACCGACAAATTGCGCGGATTTGAGCTGGGCGCGGTGGATTATCTTACCAAACCGTTCGAGGCCGCGGAGCTGCGTGCCCGCCTGTGCGCCGCCTTGCGCGCCAAACATCTGCAGGATGAGTTGACGCAGACCAACCGGGAATTGGAAGCCGCGCGAGTGGCCGCCGAAACCGCCATGCGCGCCAAGGCGGAGTTTCTGGCCAACATGAGCCATGAAATCCGGACGCCCATGAACGGGGTGATCGCGATGGCCGGTTTCCTCCGCGAGACGCCGCTGAACAACGAGCAGCTCGGCTACGTGGAGACCATCCATGCCAGCGGTCAATCCCTGCTCACGATCATCAACGACATTCTGGATTTTTCCAAGATCGAGTCCGGCAGGATGGATCTGGAACATCAGCCGTTCGATCTTCGGGCCTGTATCGAAAGCGCGCTGGATCTGCTGGTGCCCAAGGCGGCGGAAAAGCAACTGGACCTCGCCTATCAGGTGGACGACGCAATCCCCGCGATGGTTCTGGGTGATGTCACGCGGCTGCGCCAGGTGTTGGTCAACCTGATTGGGAACGGAATAAAATTTACGGCGGCCGGCGAAGTCATCATCCAGGTCAAAGTCGAGGCGTCCACCCAACCGGCCACGCTGACGCCACCGCCGGAATCAGTGCCGGCGCCGGCCAAACCTTGGGAACTTCATTTTTTTGTCCGCGACACCGGCATTGGCATTCCGTCTGACCGGGTTGACCGGCTGTTCAAATCGTTCAGCCAGGCGGACGCCTCCACGACGCGCCAGTACGGCGGCACGGGACTGGGACTGGCCATCAGCAAACGGCTCGTGGAACTGATGGGCGGGCGGATCTGGGTCGAGAGCGTGCCCCAAAAAGGTTCCACCTTTCATTTCATTGTTCCCTTGCAAGCTTCGCCCGAGATCGCGCGGTTTTCCTTGCGCGGACCGCAACCGCAATTGGCAGATTTGCGGGTGTTGATCGTGGATGACAATCCGACGAACCGTCGCATCCTCACCCTGCAAACCGGCAAATGGGGGATGATCCCGTGCGGCGCGCAGAGCGGCAGGCAGGCTTTGGAATGGCTGCGCCAAGGCGAGCCTTTCGACCTCGCCATCCTCGATATGCAGATGCCGGAAATGGATGGATTGATGCTGGCCGGGGAAATCCGCGCGTTGCCCGGAGCGCGTTCCATGCAACTCATCTTGTTGACTTCGACCGGGGTCCGCGCCGACGATCCGGCTTTCGCCCGCCTCGCCTTCGCCGGGTGCCTGACGAAACCGGTCAAACCAGCGCAACTGTATGAAACGCTGGTGCGGGTCATTTCCAACACCCAGCCGGCCCCCAAGAAAGCCGTCGCGGCGCCGGCCAGGCCGGACATCAAGCTGGCCGACCGATTGCCATTGCGCGTGCTGGTTTGCGACGACAACCTCATCAATCAAAAAGTTGCGGTGCGCCTCGTCCAACAACTGGGCTACAAAGCGGATGTGGCCAACAACGGACAGGAAGCCCTCGAGGCTTTGGAACGTCAACCGTATGATTTGATTCTCATGGACGTGCAGATGCCGGTCATGGACGGCATGATGGCCACTCACCAGATCCGCCAGCGGCAGCAGGAAAAACCTCGATTTCCCAACTTTAAGTCCCCCATCATCATCGTCGCCATGACGGCCAAAGCCATGCCGGGAGATCGGGAAAAATGCCTCGAAGGCGGCATGGATGATTACCTCGCCAAACCGATCCGGTCGGAGGATATTTATTCCATCATTGAACGATGGGGTTCCATCGCGGCCGCCGCCGTGCCGGCCCAGCCCTCGCCCACCGTGGCCGTCACTCAACCGCCGCCCGCCGCGGCCCCACCAGTGGACGCGTCTCCGGCGGTCCCCGACGCGGAGCCGCCCGTCAACATGGAACGGCTGCTGGATTTCGCGGGCGGGAGCGCGGATAATTTGCGCGAACTGATCACCCTCTACCTGCAACAAACCGGGGATCAAATCGAAAAACTCGAAACGGCCGCTCGCGCCGGCAACGCCCCGGAAGTCAAACGCCTGGCCCACAGTTGCGCCGGCGCCAATGCCACCTGTGGCATGGTCACCATCGTCCCGCTGCTGCACAAACTCGAACGGATGGGCAATGAAGCCGACTTGACCGAGGCCTTGCCGGTTTGCGACGAAGCGTTCCGGCAATTCGACCGCATCCGGCGTTTTTTGTCCGAGTATCAGGACCGGCATCTCACCAACAACCTTTCCGCTTGA
- a CDS encoding response regulator — translation MNKLLLVDDDKMIANIYRNKFSLEGFKVEIAGDGQEGLDLMQTFQPDVVILDLMLPKMSGVQLLTAIRAMPGCQKLPVIVFSNTYLSGTIQEAWKAGATKCLSKGSCSPAQLIKLVQNTLRPPAPAAEAELKTVPDQTPAPATPGDADTAFQTKLRESFIESLPATLNILRAQLRGFSKAGNESERLKLLEELCRKVHALIGNAGIAGMQQVAHFSDAVEALLKELSEKPKSINASTLRTVASAIDFLGVLFEPAHFSKNLNTDTASVLVVDDEELSRRAVVHALEKAKLTSVSVEDPLEALRLLGEKSYDLVLLDVDMPGINGFELCTKLRTMPAQKATPVVFVTRLTDFESRANSMISGGTDLIAKPFLFMELAVKALVYIMRSRLGANS, via the coding sequence ATGAACAAACTGCTTTTAGTCGATGACGATAAAATGATCGCCAATATCTATCGGAACAAATTTTCCCTGGAAGGCTTCAAGGTGGAAATTGCCGGGGATGGACAAGAGGGGTTGGACCTGATGCAAACGTTCCAGCCGGACGTGGTCATCCTCGATCTTATGCTTCCCAAGATGTCTGGGGTTCAACTCTTGACGGCCATTCGCGCCATGCCGGGGTGTCAAAAATTGCCGGTCATTGTTTTTTCCAACACTTATCTGAGCGGCACCATCCAAGAGGCTTGGAAAGCCGGCGCCACCAAATGCCTCTCCAAAGGCAGTTGCAGCCCGGCCCAACTCATCAAGCTCGTCCAAAACACCTTGCGGCCCCCGGCACCGGCAGCCGAGGCCGAGCTTAAAACCGTCCCCGACCAAACGCCCGCGCCGGCGACACCCGGAGACGCCGATACCGCGTTTCAGACGAAATTGCGCGAGTCCTTTATTGAAAGCTTGCCGGCGACGTTGAACATCCTGCGCGCACAGCTTCGCGGATTTTCCAAAGCCGGGAACGAATCCGAGCGCCTGAAGCTACTGGAGGAGTTATGCCGCAAGGTTCACGCCTTGATCGGCAACGCGGGCATTGCCGGGATGCAGCAGGTCGCACATTTCTCCGACGCGGTCGAAGCCCTGCTCAAAGAACTGTCCGAGAAACCCAAAAGCATCAACGCCTCCACCTTGCGCACCGTCGCGAGCGCCATCGATTTTCTCGGCGTGCTGTTTGAACCGGCTCATTTTTCCAAGAACCTGAATACCGACACGGCCAGTGTCCTGGTGGTGGATGACGAGGAACTCTCGCGGCGGGCGGTCGTTCACGCGTTGGAAAAAGCAAAACTCACGTCCGTGAGTGTGGAAGACCCGCTGGAAGCCTTGAGATTGCTTGGCGAAAAATCCTACGATCTGGTCCTGCTGGATGTTGATATGCCGGGCATCAACGGCTTCGAACTTTGCACCAAGTTGCGCACCATGCCCGCGCAAAAGGCCACGCCGGTCGTCTTCGTCACCCGCCTCACCGACTTTGAAAGCCGGGCAAATTCCATGATCAGCGGCGGCACGGACCTGATCGCCAAACCGTTTTTGTTCATGGAATTGGCCGTCAAAGCTTTGGTTTATATCATGCGCAGCCGCCTGGGCGCAAACTCGTGA
- a CDS encoding HIT domain-containing protein produces METLYAPWRIEYILAPKASVTERSIFSQLAQSNDDAANYIIARDRTCYAVLNTYPYTGGHLLVVPYKQTPDLDGLTDAELTDLWKLTRRCLKALSQVMKPDGFNIGINLGKVAGAGIMDHLHIHVVPRWNGDTNFMPVIANTTVLPEALADLATKLRAALVQ; encoded by the coding sequence ATGGAAACACTGTACGCGCCCTGGCGAATTGAATATATTCTGGCGCCCAAAGCGTCCGTCACCGAGCGCTCCATTTTCAGCCAGCTCGCCCAGTCAAACGATGATGCGGCCAATTACATCATCGCCCGTGACCGGACGTGCTACGCCGTCCTCAACACGTATCCTTACACCGGCGGCCATCTGCTGGTCGTGCCGTACAAACAAACTCCCGACCTCGACGGCCTCACCGACGCGGAACTCACCGATCTGTGGAAATTGACCCGCCGATGTCTCAAGGCCCTCTCCCAAGTGATGAAGCCGGACGGCTTCAACATCGGCATCAACCTCGGCAAGGTCGCCGGCGCCGGCATCATGGACCATCTGCACATCCACGTCGTCCCACGCTGGAACGGTGACACGAACTTCATGCCTGTCATTGCCAACACCACCGTCCTGCCGGAAGCTCTGGCTGATCTGGCAACTAAACTCCGCGCCGCACTCGTTCAATGA
- a CDS encoding PhoH family protein has product MPSETLHFETARLAQQLFNNDTRNLQALEHQLGVKAAARDGWIKLEGPADAIERAKQLFLLLESSLKAGSPVRNREFAHALDVIRHEGASTLKDLMADRIQTSDKKTNVTPKTVGQKKYLEAIRQHDVTLGIGPAGTGKTYLAMAMAVAALREGKAARIILTRPAVEAGEALGFLPGDLYEKITPYLRPLHDALHDMMPPDEIQKNMERGTIEIAPLAYMRGRTLNHAFIILDEAQNATTEQMFMFLTRLGHGAKAVITGDITQIDLPPHKYSGLVEAHRALQRIDGIAIVEFSKRDVVRHPLVQRIIAAYESHRNQTNER; this is encoded by the coding sequence ATGCCTTCCGAAACACTCCATTTCGAAACCGCCCGCCTCGCCCAGCAACTTTTCAACAACGACACCCGCAATCTCCAGGCGCTCGAACACCAGCTCGGCGTGAAAGCCGCCGCCCGCGATGGCTGGATCAAACTGGAAGGCCCCGCCGACGCCATTGAACGCGCCAAGCAACTGTTTCTTCTGCTGGAAAGTTCGTTGAAAGCCGGTTCGCCCGTGCGCAATCGGGAATTTGCCCACGCCCTCGACGTCATCCGGCACGAAGGCGCGTCCACCCTCAAAGACCTGATGGCCGACCGCATCCAGACTTCCGACAAGAAAACGAACGTCACCCCAAAAACCGTCGGTCAAAAAAAATATCTCGAAGCCATCCGCCAGCACGACGTGACTTTGGGGATTGGCCCGGCCGGCACCGGCAAAACCTATCTGGCCATGGCCATGGCGGTGGCCGCCCTGCGGGAAGGCAAGGCGGCCCGCATCATTCTCACCCGCCCGGCCGTCGAAGCCGGTGAAGCGCTCGGTTTTCTGCCGGGCGACCTGTACGAAAAGATCACGCCCTATCTGCGGCCACTGCACGACGCGCTGCACGACATGATGCCGCCCGATGAAATTCAAAAAAACATGGAGCGCGGCACCATAGAAATCGCACCCCTGGCCTACATGCGCGGCCGCACCCTCAATCACGCGTTCATCATCCTGGATGAAGCCCAGAACGCCACCACCGAACAGATGTTCATGTTCCTGACCCGTTTGGGCCACGGGGCCAAGGCGGTCATCACCGGCGACATCACCCAAATCGACCTGCCGCCGCACAAATATTCCGGCCTGGTCGAGGCGCATCGCGCTCTGCAACGCATAGACGGCATCGCCATCGTGGAGTTCAGCAAGCGCGACGTGGTCCGGCATCCGCTCGTTCAACGCATCATCGCCGCCTACGAATCGCACCGGAACCAGACCAATGAGCGGTGA
- the ybeY gene encoding rRNA maturation RNase YbeY, giving the protein MSGELSLQNRQRIRAVNLRLLRQITNFLLTDLLSVKDSSLGLHLVAAPEMTRLNEDFLDHSGTTDVITFNHADHATRHTHHAARLHGEIFICVDEAVIQSRRFRTTWQSELVRYLVHGLLHLRGHDDAQPAARRQMKREEDRLVRQLTQQFHLALLDRATRSTGIIPTTRTRAANRAGSFVRATTS; this is encoded by the coding sequence ATGAGCGGTGAACTCTCGCTGCAAAACCGTCAGCGTATCCGTGCCGTCAATCTGCGCCTGCTCCGGCAAATCACGAACTTTCTCCTGACCGATCTCCTGTCCGTCAAGGATTCCAGCCTGGGCCTCCACCTCGTGGCTGCGCCCGAGATGACCCGGCTCAACGAGGACTTCCTCGACCACTCCGGCACCACGGATGTCATCACCTTCAACCACGCGGACCACGCCACCCGCCACACGCATCACGCAGCACGTCTTCACGGCGAAATCTTTATCTGCGTGGACGAGGCCGTTATCCAGTCCCGCCGGTTTCGCACCACCTGGCAGTCGGAACTGGTCCGCTATCTCGTCCACGGCCTGCTTCATCTGCGCGGCCATGACGACGCCCAACCCGCCGCCCGCCGCCAAATGAAGCGCGAAGAAGATCGTCTGGTGCGCCAGCTCACGCAGCAATTTCACCTTGCGCTTCTGGACCGCGCGACGCGATCTACTGGCATTATCCCCACTACGCGAACCAGGGCTGCAAACCGGGCGGGATCATTCGTCAGGGCGACTACAAGCTGA
- a CDS encoding DUF4976 domain-containing protein: MSPCASGPRDAIYWHYPHYANQGCKPGGIIRQGDYKLIEFYEDGHLELYDLKQDIGEKNNLADKMPDKAMALELKLDAWRRDVKAQMMNPNTSYDAGAKTGK; encoded by the coding sequence ATTTCACCTTGCGCTTCTGGACCGCGCGACGCGATCTACTGGCATTATCCCCACTACGCGAACCAGGGCTGCAAACCGGGCGGGATCATTCGTCAGGGCGACTACAAGCTGATTGAGTTTTACGAAGACGGACACCTGGAGCTTTACGATCTCAAACAGGACATCGGCGAAAAAAATAATCTGGCCGACAAAATGCCGGACAAGGCGATGGCGTTGGAACTGAAACTCGATGCCTGGCGTCGCGATGTGAAAGCGCAGATGATGAATCCCAATACCAGTTACGATGCTGGCGCGAAAACGGGAAAGTAA
- a CDS encoding CehA/McbA family metallohydrolase, giving the protein MQVEAFSGLETETARKSLDLSGKSKSEVVLPLKRFHHAANDGWHSGNTHLHLNRLTRAQADEYLKNVSRADDLELVFVSYLRRINADRNYISNTYSEQDLYRLSGGGVQFGHGEEMRHNFGTGGEGYGHVMFLNIKQLIQPVSIGPGIMGGGNDAPTLRRGIEQGRSDAATVIWCHNAFGFEDVPDWVAGKLDALNIFDGGSRGGYEDTFYRYLNIGLRVPFSTGTDWFIYDFSRVYVQLDKPPTVENWLSALTAGKTFISNGPLLELHLGEHNIGDTIRLDQSSRLEVRAHGASREDFQQLELVQNGLVVQRVTSHPAGEHFEADMTTAIEANEPGWIALRVSNGGAITHTNEMGAPLFAHTSPVYIEFTGRSVFKLEAARELIAEMERSIRSIESKAQFADDHERDEVFSVYREGIETLRRRLNQ; this is encoded by the coding sequence GTGCAAGTCGAGGCCTTCTCCGGTTTGGAAACTGAAACCGCACGCAAGTCCCTCGACTTGAGTGGCAAAAGCAAAAGCGAAGTTGTACTGCCTCTAAAACGTTTCCATCACGCAGCCAACGATGGCTGGCACAGCGGCAACACGCATCTGCACTTGAATCGTCTCACACGCGCGCAGGCCGACGAGTATTTGAAAAATGTTTCCCGAGCTGACGACCTCGAACTCGTTTTCGTTTCCTACCTGCGACGAATCAACGCTGATCGGAACTACATTTCCAACACTTATTCCGAGCAGGATCTATATCGTCTCTCCGGCGGCGGTGTCCAATTCGGCCACGGCGAAGAAATGCGTCACAACTTTGGCACTGGAGGCGAAGGTTACGGGCACGTGATGTTTTTGAACATCAAGCAACTCATTCAACCGGTGAGCATCGGACCGGGCATCATGGGCGGAGGCAACGACGCGCCGACATTGCGACGCGGCATCGAGCAAGGCCGGAGCGATGCCGCCACGGTTATCTGGTGTCACAACGCGTTCGGTTTCGAGGACGTGCCCGACTGGGTGGCGGGCAAGCTCGACGCCCTCAACATTTTTGATGGCGGCAGCCGCGGTGGTTACGAAGACACGTTCTATCGCTATCTGAACATCGGCTTGCGCGTCCCCTTCTCCACCGGCACGGACTGGTTCATCTACGATTTTTCCCGCGTCTATGTTCAACTGGATAAACCGCCGACCGTTGAAAACTGGTTGAGCGCATTGACGGCGGGCAAGACATTCATTTCCAACGGCCCTTTGCTCGAACTCCACTTGGGCGAACACAACATCGGCGACACGATTCGCCTCGATCAATCAAGTCGCCTTGAAGTTCGCGCTCACGGCGCAAGCCGAGAGGATTTTCAACAACTCGAACTGGTGCAAAATGGCCTCGTGGTTCAACGCGTGACCAGTCATCCCGCGGGCGAACATTTTGAAGCCGACATGACGACGGCGATCGAGGCCAACGAACCGGGCTGGATTGCTCTGCGCGTCAGCAACGGTGGGGCGATTACTCACACAAACGAGATGGGCGCGCCGCTCTTTGCGCACACAAGTCCCGTTTACATTGAATTCACCGGACGCAGCGTTTTCAAACTGGAAGCGGCGCGCGAACTCATCGCTGAGATGGAGCGGAGCATCCGTTCAATCGAGAGCAAAGCCCAGTTTGCCGATGACCACGAGCGTGACGAAGTGTTCAGCGTCTATCGCGAGGGCATCGAAACCCTGCGCCGCCGCTTGAATCAGTAG
- a CDS encoding STAS domain-containing protein, producing the protein MSTPSVRLLVSVSERIVLLKIEGRANFDSSVNFKTLLSELRQKNYDRYLLDLTDCLLMDSTFVGVLAGFGLKLASPDATKAGSAIELLNPNSRISELLENLGVAHLFKIVRGDPLPLENMESLPQTTTTPTRQEVSRTCLAAHQTLMEINPANIPKFKDVAQFLVEDLKKLKSR; encoded by the coding sequence ATGAGCACGCCATCTGTCAGACTTCTGGTTTCCGTCAGTGAAAGGATAGTCCTGCTCAAGATTGAGGGGCGCGCTAATTTTGATTCCAGCGTCAATTTCAAGACGCTCCTCAGCGAACTCCGTCAGAAGAACTACGACCGTTATCTGCTCGACCTTACCGACTGTTTGCTGATGGACAGCACCTTTGTCGGCGTCCTGGCCGGGTTCGGATTGAAACTGGCTTCGCCGGACGCCACAAAGGCGGGCTCCGCCATCGAATTGCTGAATCCGAACTCCCGCATCTCCGAGTTGCTGGAAAATCTCGGCGTGGCGCACCTCTTCAAGATCGTCCGTGGCGACCCGTTGCCGCTGGAAAACATGGAGTCGCTGCCGCAGACCACGACCACGCCGACGCGACAGGAAGTGTCCCGCACCTGTCTGGCTGCGCACCAGACGTTGATGGAGATCAACCCGGCCAACATTCCCAAGTTCAAGGACGTCGCGCAGTTTCTGGTGGAGGATTTAAAGAAATTGAAGTCGCGATAG
- the holA gene encoding DNA polymerase III subunit delta has protein sequence MPASDAQPSGPLVLVCGEDEFAVSQRAKQLYQQWTTELGGMDHEIIDAGAANSGEALKALAKLREALQTLPFFGTGKVVWFQNCNFLGDERTAGAQAVTETLADVAKELREFQWENVRLLITAAKVDKRKTFYKAIEKIGVVQPFAAWSVDDKNWAAEAEITAQRALRARKKEISDEALAELVNCAGINARLLSNEIEKLTLYVGDRPRIEVEDVNAVVTRNKQAHAFALGDALGDRDLPRVLRTLDEELWGLQFDKKKSEIGLLYGLITKVRVMLFLKEMLREGWLKADGDYNRFKAQLERLPADSLPDDKRLNPLSMNPYVLYKALPHARRYSSAELVRAMDLLLQCNQRLIFSNLDDALILQQTLVQIAQGGDLRAESAAVA, from the coding sequence ATGCCCGCCTCCGACGCCCAGCCGTCCGGCCCACTCGTGCTCGTCTGTGGTGAAGACGAATTCGCCGTCAGTCAACGAGCCAAACAACTCTATCAGCAATGGACCACCGAGTTGGGCGGCATGGACCATGAAATAATTGATGCTGGCGCCGCCAACAGTGGCGAAGCATTGAAAGCGCTGGCCAAGTTACGCGAGGCATTGCAGACGCTCCCCTTTTTCGGCACTGGCAAGGTCGTCTGGTTTCAGAATTGTAATTTTCTTGGCGATGAGCGTACCGCTGGCGCGCAGGCTGTGACTGAAACACTGGCGGACGTGGCAAAGGAATTGAGGGAGTTTCAGTGGGAAAATGTCCGCCTGCTCATCACCGCTGCCAAGGTTGACAAACGCAAAACATTTTACAAAGCGATCGAAAAAATCGGCGTCGTTCAACCGTTTGCCGCGTGGTCGGTTGACGATAAGAATTGGGCCGCCGAAGCCGAGATCACGGCCCAACGCGCGCTGCGTGCCCGGAAAAAGGAAATCTCCGACGAAGCCCTGGCGGAACTCGTCAACTGCGCCGGCATCAACGCCCGTCTGCTCAGCAACGAAATCGAAAAGCTGACTCTTTACGTCGGCGACCGACCCCGCATCGAAGTCGAGGACGTCAACGCCGTTGTCACTCGCAACAAACAGGCGCATGCGTTTGCGCTCGGCGATGCCCTGGGCGACCGCGACCTGCCGCGCGTGTTGCGGACACTGGACGAAGAATTGTGGGGACTTCAATTTGACAAGAAGAAGTCGGAGATCGGACTGCTATACGGGCTGATCACCAAGGTGCGTGTCATGTTGTTCCTCAAGGAAATGCTGCGCGAAGGCTGGTTAAAGGCTGACGGCGATTATAACCGTTTCAAAGCCCAATTGGAGCGGCTCCCCGCGGATTCATTGCCCGATGACAAGCGACTCAATCCGCTTTCGATGAATCCGTACGTCCTTTACAAAGCGTTGCCGCACGCGCGACGTTACAGCAGCGCAGAACTAGTGCGGGCCATGGATTTATTGCTTCAATGCAATCAACGTTTGATTTTCAGCAACCTCGACGACGCTTTGATCCTGCAACAAACCCTGGTGCAGATTGCGCAAGGCGGCGACCTTAGGGCAGAATCCGCGGCAGTTGCTTGA
- a CDS encoding bifunctional nuclease family protein → MKNDVLPVQIRGILPANSGCAIFVGNDEKVFVIHVEQNMGAIIGMFLRDQPKERPLTHDLIANIFKGFNITVERVIITELKNATYYARLILQQQNELARKIVEIDARPSDCLAIAAAQKRPIFVATPLFEQVEDMSEVLQRINENSDESE, encoded by the coding sequence ATGAAGAACGATGTCTTGCCCGTGCAGATTCGCGGCATCCTGCCGGCCAACAGTGGCTGCGCCATCTTCGTCGGGAATGATGAGAAGGTCTTCGTCATCCACGTCGAGCAAAACATGGGGGCCATCATCGGCATGTTTCTGCGCGACCAGCCCAAGGAACGACCGCTCACCCATGATTTGATCGCCAACATTTTCAAAGGATTCAACATCACCGTCGAACGCGTTATCATCACGGAACTGAAAAACGCAACTTACTACGCGCGTCTGATTCTCCAGCAACAGAACGAACTGGCCCGCAAGATTGTCGAGATTGACGCGCGCCCCAGCGATTGCCTCGCCATCGCCGCCGCCCAGAAACGCCCCATCTTCGTCGCCACGCCGCTTTTTGAACAGGTCGAGGACATGAGCGAGGTGTTGCAGCGCATCAATGAGAACAGCGACGAGTCGGAATAA
- a CDS encoding adenylyltransferase/cytidyltransferase family protein: MTPVNLREQIISLDGLPAWRRTSRSAGKKLVVTNGCFDLLHAGHVMYLEAARNHGDLLLVGVNSDTSVRALKGEGRPLNAEADRALVVAALQSVGCGCIFPEREATRFLSLAQPDVYVKGGDYTLETLNQEERRAVEGAGGKIVVTPLVPGKSTTALFGKMNAG; this comes from the coding sequence ATGACCCCTGTGAATCTGCGCGAACAAATCATTTCGCTCGACGGTTTGCCGGCATGGCGAAGGACATCGCGTTCCGCCGGGAAAAAGCTCGTGGTGACGAATGGTTGCTTCGATTTGTTGCACGCCGGTCATGTGATGTATCTGGAGGCGGCGCGTAATCACGGTGACCTGCTGTTGGTGGGGGTGAACAGTGACACGTCCGTGCGCGCGCTCAAGGGCGAGGGCCGCCCGCTCAACGCCGAAGCAGATCGCGCGCTCGTGGTGGCGGCGTTGCAGAGTGTGGGTTGCGGCTGCATTTTTCCGGAGCGCGAAGCCACCCGGTTTTTGTCGCTGGCCCAGCCGGATGTTTATGTCAAAGGCGGCGATTATACGCTGGAAACCCTCAACCAGGAAGAACGTCGCGCGGTGGAAGGCGCCGGTGGAAAAATCGTCGTTACGCCGCTCGTGCCGGGTAAATCGACAACTGCGCTGTTCGGAAAAATGAACGCAGGCTGA